A single Nicotiana tabacum cultivar K326 chromosome 5, ASM71507v2, whole genome shotgun sequence DNA region contains:
- the LOC142180766 gene encoding uncharacterized protein LOC142180766 — MARARADERDARSFLSDTEESEDEADTLSRKSLDSLVHLRAYQRLLAKEVHWLSTLGVWLTVSGEGRVIVRNRVESSLIVEVKEKQHEDPLLVQLEEGIHKHKTMDFSLGTNDGMLSYQGRLCVPNVDSLQERIMTEAHNSRYFVHLGSTKMYRDLKEVYWWNDMKRDVDDFVARCPNCQQVKVEYQRPSELA, encoded by the exons ATGGCGCGAgcgagggcggacgagcgtgatgctcggtcaTTCCTGTCCGACACCGAGGAGAGTGAAGACGAGGCTG atacTCTTAGCCGGAAATCCTTGGATAGTTTGGTTCACTTGAGGGCCTATCAAAGGCtgttggccaaggaagttcattgGTTGTCTACTTTGGGAGTTTGGCTTACGGTCTCTGGTGAAGGTAGGGTGATTGTGCgaaatagggttgaatcatcacTCATAGTAGAAGTCAAGGAAAAACAACATGAGGACCCGTTATTGGTGCAGTTAGAGGAGGGAATTCATAAGCATAAAACCATGGATTTTTCTCTTGGCACGAATGATGGAATGCTAAGTTACCAAGGACGATTGTGTGTTCCGAACGTTGACAGTCTCCAGGAGAGAATTATGACCGAAGCTCATAATTCCAGGTATTTCGTACACCtaggctctacaaagatgtatcgtgacctcaAGGaggtctactggtggaatgacatgaagagggaTGTAGatgactttgtggcaagatgtccaaactgccagcaagtgaaggtcgaGTATCAAAGGCCCAGTGAGTTGGCGTAG